In Balaenoptera ricei isolate mBalRic1 chromosome 4, mBalRic1.hap2, whole genome shotgun sequence, the following are encoded in one genomic region:
- the CCDC50 gene encoding coiled-coil domain-containing protein 50 isoform X2, with the protein MCRDFAVLEDHTLAHSLQEQEIEHHLASNVQRNRLVQHDLQVAKQLQEEDLKAQAQLQKRYKDLEQQDCEIAQEIQEKLAIEAERRRIQEKKDEDIARLLQEKELQEEKKRKKHFPESPGANAYGDSYYYEDGDQPRSRRARELGSGFSKSYRLQSEEKTVKQRKEESKHPQENLEELEEHCSSEKPLSSSSLGKVRDNPQISTEQPERKRSGHERPRRPPLPKISGEVFLSTESEDWEAKHSHRTRNWEKQSRHQDQLSPEASQKAGLHCKEAVYRSDHGQGEHRERKHRPRAPPFSESEERHQLRDAGTKPRVMKEAVSTPSRVTNRNQEWYDAEIARKLQEEEILATQVDMRAAQVAQDEEIARLLMAEEKKAYKKAREREKSSVDKRKHDPEWKPKTAKSAYSKSKESDEPHHSKNDRPARPLPPTMTEAEDLDYTHFTNQHNSTRHFSKSESSHKGFHYKP; encoded by the exons A TGTGCCGAGATTTTGCTGTCCTGGAGGACCACACCCTGGCCCACAGCCTGCAGGAACAAGAGA TTGAGCATCATTTGGCATCGAATGTTCAGCGGAACCGTTTGGTCCAGCATGATCTCCAGGTGGCTAAGCAGCTTCAAGAGGAAGATCTGAAAGCTCAGGCTCAGCTGCAGAAGCGCTACAAAGACCT TGAACAACAAGACTGTGAAATTGCTCAGGAGATTCAGGAGAAGCTGGCTATTGAGGCCGAGAGACGACGCATTCAGGAGAAGAAGGATGAG GACATAGCTCGACTCTTGCAAGAAAAAGAGttacaggaagagaaaaagcGAAAAAAACACTTTCCAGAGTCCCCTGGAGCCAATGCTTATGGTGATAGTTACTATTATGAAGATGGAG ACCAGCCACGGTCAAGGAGGGCAAGGGAGTTGGGTTCTGGATTCTCAAAGTCTTATAGACTCCAAAGTGAGGAAAAGACTGTGAAGCAGAGAAAGGAGGAATCGAAACATCCACAGGAGAACTTGGAAGAACTGGAAGAGCATTGTTCATCAGAGAAACCTCTTTCATCCTCTAGCTTGGGTAAAGTGAGGGACAATCCCCAAATTAGCACTGAGCAGCCTGAAAGGAAACGATCTGGTCACGAGAGGCCCCGAAGACCTCCTCTCCCCAAGATCAGTGGTGAGGTGTTTCTGAGCACTGAATCGGAAGACTGGGAGGCTAAGCACAGCCATCGAACTCGGAATTGGGAAAAACAGTCCAGGCACCAAGACCAGCTTTCTCCCGAGGCCTCACAGAAAGCGGGGCTTCACTGCAAGGAAGCTGTATATAGAAGCGACCATGGGCAAGGTGAGCACAGAGAGAGGAAGCACAGGCCCAGGGCTCCTCCCTTCTCAGAGAGCGAGGAACGGCACCAACTCCGTGACGCAG GAACGAAGCCCAGAGTGATGAAAGAAGCGGTCTCTACTCCATCACGAGTGACCAACAGGAATCAGGAATGGTATGATGCTGAAATTGCCAGAAAACtgcaagaagaagaaattttg GCTACCCAGGTGGACATGAGAGCAGCTCAGGTAGCTCAGGATGAG GAAATCGCTAGACTTCTAATGGCTGAAGAAAAGAAAGCTTACAAGAAAGCCAGGGAACGGGAGAAATCCTCTGTGGACAAAAGAAAGCATGACCCCGAGTGGAAG CCCAAGACAGCGAAATCAGCATACTCAAAGTCAAAAGAGAGTGATGAACCTCACCATTCTAAGAATGACAGGCCAGCACG